One genomic segment of Acinetobacter oleivorans DR1 includes these proteins:
- a CDS encoding HopJ type III effector protein codes for MAQELLAQLQAGTAKFSDVLAHIEARYQHTPTAFQNGAQHNAATENQGSAKVFSFAKLQGLDQAQTLSLFAEHYASVLATPEGTDHQNIRQFMQNGWDGVKFEGQALTEK; via the coding sequence ATGGCACAAGAGTTACTTGCACAATTACAAGCAGGCACAGCAAAATTTTCAGACGTTTTAGCTCATATTGAAGCACGTTACCAGCATACTCCAACAGCTTTTCAAAATGGCGCACAGCATAATGCTGCGACTGAAAATCAAGGCAGTGCAAAAGTTTTCTCTTTTGCCAAGTTACAAGGTTTAGACCAAGCACAAACTTTAAGTTTATTTGCAGAGCACTACGCATCTGTATTGGCTACGCCTGAGGGCACTGACCATCAAAATATTCGTCAGTTTATGCAAAATGGTTGGGATGGTGTGAAGTTTGAAGGTCAGGCTTTAACTGAAAAATAA
- a CDS encoding DNA gyrase inhibitor YacG, with product MPRTFPCPRCGEPSVWEGNEFRPFCSERCKLIDLGAWANDEYRLPTQDAPQQNKGSQNEDDYED from the coding sequence ATGCCACGTACATTTCCCTGCCCACGTTGTGGTGAACCAAGTGTTTGGGAAGGCAATGAATTTCGTCCATTTTGTTCTGAACGTTGTAAATTAATTGATTTAGGCGCTTGGGCAAATGATGAATATAGACTGCCTACCCAAGATGCTCCTCAGCAAAACAAGGGTAGTCAAAATGAAGATGATTATGAAGATTAA
- a CDS encoding acyl-CoA dehydrogenase family protein has protein sequence MTITQIELEELSVGADYEKVASRFRTVFEKIAQGAIQREKERILPFEPIQWLKELKLGAVRVPVKYGGDGVSLPQLFQLLAELAQADSNIVQALRGHFAFVEDRLVAHKEHSQEVWFQRFVQGDLVGNAWTEVGNVQIGDVVTRVTKDASGNLVVNGEKYYSTGSIFADWIDLFAYDEVNDRHVIAAIYRHETGVSVIDDWDGFGQKTTGSGTLKVHQVHLPASHLIPFDQRFKYQTAFYQVVHLATLTGIAHAAVETFSQEIRERKRIFSHGNGDLVRHDPQVLQVVGKASAQAYGSLAITIKTAEALQKAYESHFSELEVQEHQFNVDAELESAQGQVVISNLVLDLTSQLFNALGASASSQVKQLDRFWRNARTVSSHNPLIYKEKVIGDWEVNRTDLPFVWQIGASPRAKSA, from the coding sequence ATGACAATTACCCAAATTGAATTAGAAGAGCTATCGGTAGGCGCCGATTATGAAAAAGTAGCAAGTAGATTTCGTACAGTTTTTGAAAAAATTGCCCAAGGTGCAATTCAACGGGAAAAAGAACGAATATTGCCTTTTGAACCGATTCAGTGGTTAAAAGAACTTAAATTAGGTGCGGTACGTGTTCCGGTTAAATATGGTGGAGACGGGGTGTCATTGCCGCAACTTTTCCAGCTTCTAGCAGAATTGGCGCAGGCAGATTCGAATATTGTGCAAGCGTTGCGTGGACACTTTGCTTTTGTCGAAGACCGTTTAGTTGCGCATAAAGAGCATTCGCAGGAAGTCTGGTTCCAACGCTTTGTACAAGGTGATCTAGTCGGTAATGCATGGACCGAAGTTGGAAATGTACAGATTGGTGATGTCGTTACACGAGTAACCAAAGATGCTTCGGGCAACTTGGTGGTGAATGGTGAAAAGTACTATTCAACAGGAAGTATCTTTGCTGACTGGATCGATTTATTTGCTTACGATGAAGTGAATGACCGTCATGTGATTGCTGCTATTTATCGCCATGAAACTGGGGTAAGTGTGATTGATGACTGGGATGGCTTTGGTCAAAAGACAACGGGCAGTGGTACTTTAAAAGTGCATCAGGTGCATTTACCAGCTTCGCACCTTATTCCATTCGACCAGCGTTTTAAATATCAAACTGCTTTTTATCAGGTTGTCCACCTTGCAACGCTAACAGGGATTGCACATGCTGCTGTCGAAACTTTTAGCCAAGAAATACGTGAGCGAAAGCGTATTTTTAGTCATGGTAATGGGGACCTTGTTCGTCACGACCCACAAGTTTTACAGGTGGTGGGTAAAGCCTCGGCTCAAGCCTATGGAAGTCTAGCAATTACGATTAAAACAGCAGAAGCATTACAGAAGGCTTATGAAAGTCACTTTAGTGAGTTAGAGGTGCAAGAACATCAGTTTAATGTAGATGCAGAGCTTGAGTCGGCGCAAGGGCAGGTGGTGATTTCTAATTTGGTACTGGATTTAACTAGCCAGTTATTCAATGCTTTAGGTGCCTCGGCGAGCAGTCAGGTTAAACAACTCGACCGTTTCTGGCGTAATGCACGAACAGTCTCTTCTCATAATCCGCTCATCTATAAAGAAAAGGTGATTGGCGATTGGGAAGTGAACCGTACCGATTTACCCTTTGTCTGGCAAATTGGAGCAAGCCCGCGGGCAAAGTCTGCATAA
- a CDS encoding class I SAM-dependent methyltransferase, translating to MIMPIRQFQAQRMQAPRDFTPIENTPICVEIGAGKGKHALLFSGQQPQHTLYAIERTREKFLAMQKQHGLEPRDNLVPVHADALPWVVHALHPAQVEHFFILYPNPEPHNPAQRWLNMPFFEFLISRLQTGGTITLASNIPEYIEEAEQQLLNVWKLPYQKEKIAQTSARTHFEIKYLERGELCQQLIMTKPEGYQTRFDEFAPLQGQTHGE from the coding sequence GTGATTATGCCGATTCGTCAATTTCAAGCACAACGTATGCAAGCGCCTCGTGATTTTACTCCAATTGAAAATACCCCGATTTGTGTAGAAATTGGAGCAGGCAAGGGCAAACATGCTTTGCTTTTTAGTGGGCAACAGCCACAGCACACGTTGTATGCAATTGAACGAACCCGAGAAAAATTCTTGGCAATGCAAAAGCAGCATGGTTTGGAACCAAGAGATAACTTGGTGCCTGTACATGCGGATGCTTTGCCTTGGGTAGTGCATGCTTTGCATCCCGCTCAAGTTGAACATTTCTTTATTCTCTACCCAAACCCAGAACCACATAATCCAGCACAGCGCTGGTTGAATATGCCATTTTTTGAGTTCTTAATCTCGCGTCTGCAAACAGGTGGAACCATTACTCTGGCAAGTAATATTCCTGAATATATTGAAGAGGCAGAGCAGCAGTTATTAAATGTATGGAAGCTGCCTTACCAAAAAGAAAAAATTGCTCAAACCTCTGCACGTACCCATTTTGAAATTAAGTATTTAGAACGTGGTGAGCTTTGCCAGCAGCTCATTATGACCAAGCCTGAAGGTTATCAAACTCGATTTGATGAGTTTGCGCCATTGCAAGGGCAAACACATGGCGAATAA
- a CDS encoding type B 50S ribosomal protein L31 has protein sequence MRKDIHPAYQQVLFHDTNADVYFLIGSTLQSKQTKEYQGKVYPYVTLDISSASHPFYTGEVRQASNEGRVATFNKRFARFNRKS, from the coding sequence ATGCGTAAAGATATTCATCCTGCTTATCAACAAGTGTTATTTCATGACACCAATGCAGACGTGTACTTCTTAATTGGTAGTACTCTTCAGTCTAAACAAACCAAAGAATATCAAGGAAAAGTCTATCCTTATGTAACCCTTGATATTTCAAGTGCATCTCACCCTTTCTACACAGGTGAAGTACGTCAAGCAAGTAACGAAGGCCGTGTTGCAACCTTTAATAAACGCTTCGCTCGCTTTAATCGTAAGAGTTAA
- a CDS encoding MBL fold metallo-hydrolase produces the protein MLQVKIVPVTAFAQNCSLVWDSETKEAVLIDAGGDAAVLKKEVEALGLKVKALWLTHGHLDHAGAVGELAKEWSVPVIGPHKEDQFWLDMIQEVSARYGFPIPQPVKVDQWLEGGEVLKLGEDEFEVRFAPGHTPGHVIFYNKNHGLLWTGDVLFKGSIGRTDFPRGNHEQLIESIKRECFSLPDDTQFISGHGPMSTIGYEKQFNPFVAGKAG, from the coding sequence ATGCTGCAAGTCAAAATTGTTCCCGTTACTGCATTTGCTCAAAATTGTTCCCTTGTTTGGGACAGTGAAACGAAAGAAGCAGTTTTGATTGATGCAGGTGGTGATGCTGCTGTTTTGAAAAAAGAAGTAGAAGCCTTAGGTTTAAAAGTGAAGGCTTTGTGGCTAACTCATGGGCATTTAGACCATGCTGGAGCAGTAGGTGAGCTTGCCAAAGAATGGAGCGTTCCTGTTATTGGTCCACACAAAGAAGATCAGTTCTGGCTAGACATGATTCAGGAAGTATCAGCACGTTATGGCTTTCCAATTCCACAACCTGTCAAAGTCGATCAATGGCTTGAAGGTGGTGAAGTACTAAAATTGGGTGAAGATGAATTTGAGGTACGCTTTGCTCCAGGGCATACGCCAGGTCATGTAATTTTCTATAATAAAAACCATGGCTTACTTTGGACAGGCGATGTTCTGTTTAAAGGTTCGATTGGGCGAACAGACTTCCCACGTGGTAACCATGAGCAGTTGATTGAATCGATTAAACGTGAGTGTTTTAGTTTGCCAGATGATACTCAGTTTATTTCTGGACATGGTCCAATGAGTACCATTGGCTATGAAAAGCAATTTAACCCGTTTGTCGCGGGTAAAGCAGGTTAA
- a CDS encoding DUF4062 domain-containing protein, with amino-acid sequence MLDTRYQIFISTSGRDMQPERTVLSQTLVGMGFFAWGLEHRTPLTTTLARRQIDECDYVILLLGSQYGEQSISGVSYLSLEYEYALSQAKPIIVFMHEQPESREIDLQETHPQVKDKFLAFRKKLLHEAKHIFYFKTPRELELAVRLNIPLMVEQHLGQGWVPAHQAQQLEDEIRLLRSKILHLEQRVTEPSVQLKEVAPQDIFAFEYQIQAFQDGNFKELKRQRQMTWSQLLSVLAKRFETAVPEENFGICLNEYLNQAGLEDARQELPRAHAVACAQINHKALFRIKNQMQSQGWIVPTQTEQSYDLWKLTTKAQKILLSYKWNNRGVRLKA; translated from the coding sequence ATGCTCGATACACGCTATCAGATTTTTATTTCAACGTCTGGCCGCGATATGCAGCCAGAGCGAACGGTTTTGTCTCAAACCTTGGTGGGAATGGGTTTCTTTGCTTGGGGACTAGAACATCGAACACCTTTAACAACCACACTTGCACGTCGACAAATTGATGAATGTGATTATGTAATCTTACTTCTAGGAAGTCAGTATGGAGAACAATCGATTTCTGGTGTGAGCTATCTGTCTTTAGAATATGAATACGCGTTAAGTCAGGCTAAACCTATTATTGTGTTCATGCATGAACAGCCTGAAAGTCGTGAAATAGATTTACAAGAAACACATCCACAAGTTAAAGATAAATTTCTCGCATTTAGAAAAAAGTTATTACACGAAGCAAAGCATATTTTTTACTTTAAAACTCCACGTGAATTGGAGTTGGCTGTCCGTTTAAATATACCTTTAATGGTTGAACAACATCTGGGACAAGGTTGGGTTCCTGCTCATCAAGCTCAGCAGTTAGAAGATGAAATTAGACTATTAAGAAGTAAAATTTTGCATTTAGAACAGCGAGTAACAGAGCCATCAGTGCAGTTAAAGGAAGTTGCACCGCAAGATATTTTTGCATTTGAATATCAGATTCAAGCATTTCAGGATGGCAACTTTAAAGAGCTTAAACGACAGAGACAAATGACATGGTCTCAGTTGTTGAGCGTGCTGGCAAAGCGCTTTGAAACAGCTGTGCCAGAAGAGAATTTTGGAATTTGTCTGAATGAATATTTAAATCAGGCTGGCTTAGAAGATGCTCGTCAGGAATTACCTCGTGCACATGCGGTGGCTTGCGCACAGATTAATCATAAGGCCCTGTTTCGAATTAAAAATCAAATGCAATCACAAGGTTGGATTGTCCCAACACAAACTGAGCAATCATATGACCTTTGGAAACTAACCACTAAAGCTCAAAAGATATTGCTTAGTTATAAATGGAACAATCGAGGCGTTCGATTAAAAGCTTAG
- a CDS encoding TIGR03862 family flavoprotein: MANKRVAIIGAGPAGLMAAEVLSQYAYDIDVYEQKPSAARKFLMAGKTGLNISHAEPLAQFIDRYDHAEWLKPWVEKWDAVWIQNWMKSLGIESYVGTSGRIFPVEMKAAPLLRAWLKRLAEQQVKFFYRHRCINLQGTTATLENQNNQSTETFTQQYDAVVLACGAVSWSQLGSDGAWQQWVNQSDIEPFQPSNAGVLHTWSAFMESCFGEPLKRINAWVEPSQVTHGDIVITHYGLESGVIYKLGRALREQQKQGKSLNLFLDLLPDVELSQLIKKLQAGKKQSLTNIWRKAGLDTAKINLIREVVDKELWSQPETMAQQIKVLQIKLDGFRPIEEAISCAGGVKQGALTESLELKQTSGVFCCGEMLDWDAPTGGYLLTACFATGRAAGDGVHLFLEK, from the coding sequence ATGGCGAATAAGCGGGTTGCCATTATTGGAGCAGGCCCAGCAGGTCTTATGGCTGCTGAGGTATTGAGCCAATACGCTTATGATATTGATGTCTATGAACAAAAACCTTCAGCGGCACGTAAGTTTTTGATGGCAGGTAAAACGGGTTTAAATATTTCGCATGCCGAACCATTAGCCCAGTTCATTGACCGTTATGACCATGCAGAATGGCTCAAACCGTGGGTTGAAAAATGGGATGCAGTCTGGATTCAGAACTGGATGAAAAGCCTGGGAATTGAATCTTATGTGGGCACCTCAGGTCGCATTTTTCCGGTCGAAATGAAAGCTGCTCCTTTACTGCGTGCTTGGCTAAAACGCTTGGCAGAGCAACAGGTTAAATTCTTTTATCGTCATCGTTGTATTAATTTACAAGGTACAACGGCGACTTTAGAAAACCAAAATAATCAAAGCACTGAAACTTTTACTCAGCAATATGATGCAGTTGTATTGGCCTGCGGTGCGGTGTCGTGGTCACAATTAGGTAGTGATGGTGCATGGCAGCAATGGGTTAATCAATCTGATATTGAACCTTTTCAGCCAAGTAATGCAGGGGTATTGCACACTTGGTCAGCTTTTATGGAAAGCTGTTTTGGTGAACCTTTAAAGCGTATCAATGCGTGGGTTGAGCCTAGCCAAGTTACTCATGGCGATATTGTAATTACTCACTATGGTTTAGAAAGTGGTGTCATTTATAAACTTGGACGAGCTTTACGAGAACAACAAAAACAAGGGAAAAGCTTAAATCTATTTTTGGATTTATTGCCTGATGTAGAGTTGTCACAGTTAATTAAAAAATTGCAGGCTGGTAAAAAACAATCGCTCACCAATATCTGGCGTAAAGCAGGTTTAGACACAGCTAAAATTAACTTAATTAGAGAAGTGGTTGATAAAGAGTTATGGAGCCAACCAGAGACTATGGCTCAGCAAATTAAAGTACTTCAAATTAAGCTAGATGGCTTTAGGCCTATTGAGGAAGCAATTAGCTGTGCTGGTGGTGTTAAGCAAGGTGCATTAACTGAAAGCTTAGAGCTTAAACAAACCTCAGGTGTTTTTTGCTGTGGTGAAATGCTGGATTGGGATGCTCCTACAGGTGGATATTTACTTACAGCATGCTTTGCTACAGGGCGAGCGGCTGGTGATGGCGTGCATTTATTCTTAGAAAAATAA
- the crcB gene encoding fluoride efflux transporter CrcB: MYYSLLSIALGSVLGAWLRWFLGLKLNPIYPQIPLGTVTVNLVGGFIIGFAIAYFSQSDLSPNYKLFVITGFCGALTTFSTFSIEIVTLLQSGKLGMAMLGISIHLIGSLIFTCLGLATYYWVAGN, encoded by the coding sequence ATGTATTATTCTCTACTTTCAATTGCTTTAGGCTCAGTTCTAGGGGCGTGGTTACGTTGGTTTTTAGGTTTAAAACTGAACCCGATCTATCCGCAAATTCCACTGGGCACTGTCACTGTTAATTTGGTTGGTGGTTTTATTATTGGTTTTGCGATTGCCTACTTTTCTCAAAGTGATTTAAGCCCGAACTATAAGCTCTTTGTGATTACGGGTTTTTGTGGAGCTTTAACTACGTTTTCAACGTTCTCAATTGAGATTGTGACTTTATTACAAAGTGGTAAGTTGGGAATGGCGATGTTGGGAATTTCCATTCATTTAATTGGGTCGTTAATTTTTACGTGTTTGGGGTTGGCGACTTATTATTGGGTAGCGGGCAACTGA
- the hemH gene encoding ferrochelatase, whose protein sequence is MSFEQKPKVTVILANLGTPDEATVPAVRRFLKQFLSDSRVIEIPKFIWWIILNLFVLPFRPKRVAHAYASVWSTDSPMREIVFEQTKRVRAYLEQENKQFDLTVLPAMTYGNPGIDKVLEKLAANPQEHVILLPLFPQYSATSTAPLYDAFAKWIPAQRNLPGLTIIKDYYQHPMFIQALAESVLAYQEQHGKPEKLLMSFHGIPQPYADKGDPYADRCRITAKLVAEALHLKDDEWAISFQSRFGKQEWVKPYTDQLLQDWAKQGVKSVQVLSPAFSADCLETLEELAIQNAELFQEAGGGSYAYIPALNSDQAHIDLLAGLVQANLDALTHTLAHR, encoded by the coding sequence ATGTCGTTTGAACAAAAACCGAAAGTTACTGTCATTTTAGCGAATTTAGGCACACCAGATGAGGCGACTGTGCCTGCGGTGCGCCGTTTTTTAAAACAGTTTTTATCTGATTCACGCGTGATTGAAATACCAAAATTCATCTGGTGGATTATTTTAAATCTGTTCGTTTTACCTTTTCGTCCGAAAAGAGTAGCGCATGCGTATGCTTCAGTATGGTCAACAGATTCGCCAATGCGCGAAATTGTGTTTGAACAAACCAAACGTGTGCGGGCTTATTTAGAACAAGAAAATAAACAGTTTGATTTAACGGTTTTACCCGCAATGACTTACGGTAATCCGGGTATTGATAAAGTTTTAGAAAAATTGGCGGCTAACCCGCAAGAGCATGTCATTTTATTGCCTTTATTTCCTCAATATTCTGCAACGTCTACAGCGCCGTTATACGACGCATTTGCCAAGTGGATTCCAGCTCAGCGAAATTTGCCGGGTCTGACCATCATTAAAGACTATTATCAGCATCCTATGTTTATTCAAGCATTGGCAGAAAGCGTTTTAGCCTACCAAGAGCAGCATGGTAAACCTGAAAAACTGTTGATGTCTTTTCATGGGATTCCACAGCCGTATGCAGACAAAGGCGACCCTTATGCAGATCGTTGTCGCATTACAGCAAAGTTAGTCGCTGAAGCCTTACATTTAAAAGATGATGAATGGGCAATTAGCTTCCAATCACGTTTTGGAAAACAAGAATGGGTTAAGCCTTATACAGACCAGCTTTTACAAGATTGGGCGAAGCAAGGTGTTAAGTCCGTTCAGGTATTAAGCCCAGCTTTTTCTGCCGATTGTTTAGAAACACTTGAAGAATTAGCCATTCAAAATGCAGAGTTGTTTCAAGAAGCAGGTGGTGGTAGCTATGCTTATATTCCAGCTTTAAATAGCGATCAGGCTCATATTGATTTGCTTGCAGGTTTAGTTCAGGCTAATCTTGATGCCCTTACCCATACCTTAGCCCACCGTTAA
- a CDS encoding SfnB family sulfur acquisition oxidoreductase: MTSLSSAHGRSQAVPLSVFEQSKDAHIIRSDEEAIEVAKQLAQEFAHEASDRDKERRLPLNEIQQFSQSGLWAITVPKQFGGAQVKYRTLAEVIKTIASVDPSLAQLPQNHLAFIEHLRLDAGPEQQQFFFNLVLRGIRFGNAFSEKHSKTVADLTTTLRKTEHGYEINGKKFFATGALLAHWVPIVAVNEQGQPYAALVPRETSGVNIINDWSGFGQRTTASGTVELNQVPVREEYLIPIYQAFERPTPAGAISQFIQAAVDAGIARGAIEETIHYVKNHSRAWVDSGLEKASDDPYTIANIGDLKIKLRAAEAVLDLAGDAIDQAIADTTEEHVNQATLLVAEAKVLTTEVAILAANKLFELSGTRSTLSELNLDRHWRNARTHTLHDPVRWKYHIVGNYYLNGIHPPRHAWS, from the coding sequence ATGACAAGTTTAAGTTCAGCCCATGGGCGGTCTCAGGCGGTTCCTTTATCTGTGTTTGAGCAGTCAAAAGATGCGCATATTATTCGTTCTGATGAAGAAGCAATTGAGGTTGCCAAACAACTTGCGCAAGAGTTCGCACACGAAGCATCCGATCGAGACAAGGAGCGCCGTTTACCCCTAAATGAAATTCAACAGTTCTCACAAAGCGGCTTATGGGCCATTACGGTTCCCAAGCAATTTGGTGGTGCCCAAGTTAAATATCGAACTTTGGCTGAGGTCATCAAAACAATTGCGAGTGTTGATCCATCTCTTGCACAGCTTCCCCAAAATCACTTGGCTTTTATTGAACATTTACGTCTTGATGCAGGTCCAGAACAACAACAGTTCTTCTTTAACTTAGTGTTGAGAGGAATTCGTTTTGGCAATGCATTTTCGGAAAAACATAGCAAAACGGTGGCTGACCTCACTACCACATTACGAAAGACCGAGCATGGTTATGAAATTAATGGGAAGAAGTTTTTTGCAACTGGCGCATTGCTTGCACATTGGGTTCCAATTGTCGCTGTGAATGAACAGGGGCAGCCTTATGCGGCGCTAGTTCCTCGGGAAACTTCAGGAGTTAATATTATTAATGACTGGTCTGGTTTCGGGCAAAGAACCACAGCCAGTGGGACCGTTGAACTTAATCAAGTTCCAGTACGTGAAGAATATCTCATTCCAATTTATCAGGCTTTCGAACGTCCTACACCAGCAGGTGCAATTTCACAATTTATTCAAGCTGCTGTCGACGCTGGTATTGCACGTGGTGCAATTGAAGAAACAATTCACTATGTCAAAAATCATAGTCGTGCATGGGTCGATTCAGGTTTGGAAAAAGCCAGTGATGACCCCTATACGATTGCAAACATTGGTGATTTAAAAATAAAACTGCGTGCGGCAGAAGCGGTATTAGATTTAGCAGGAGATGCGATTGATCAAGCGATTGCCGACACGACAGAAGAACATGTAAATCAAGCGACATTACTGGTTGCTGAAGCAAAAGTACTTACTACAGAAGTTGCGATTTTAGCAGCGAATAAGCTTTTTGAGTTGTCTGGAACACGTTCTACTTTGTCAGAGCTTAATCTGGACCGCCATTGGCGTAATGCACGTACTCACACCTTGCATGATCCCGTGCGTTGGAAATATCACATTGTCGGTAATTACTACCTCAATGGCATCCATCCACCTCGTCATGCATGGAGCTAA
- a CDS encoding ABC1 kinase family protein — MAKNASSPGKRFMKLAGMTASIATKTVSNSIRNLTADEEQKLASKTKLFQDIGLQIADTLGEMKGAVMKVGQIASQYKDIFPPEVAKAISKLQRQAPAMPFAAIQQQVERELGKPLNVAFKSFDQEPFAAASIGQVHKATLPSGEQVVVKVQYPGVDEACESDLKQVRLALRLMGVLKIDKKLQDQLFTEIQDSLSAELNYEIEAQNLEVFKTFHSQLDDKIIIPTVYKDYSSRRILTLSLEQGDSIETASAWPIEIRNTIGRRLIRALGQEMFFLKRFHCDPHPGNFAFRQDGSVIIYDYGSVKTLSNEIVYSFKRLVNAARHENIDLIETELLELHSLAEKGKFPSDLYKLWIEVLLRPLTTTYDFAENSSHHDGMLLVKKSLKYWDVFKPSPDTLMVNRTISGHYWNLIHLKVHDNLNGLFEELVPPSN, encoded by the coding sequence ATGGCAAAGAATGCAAGTTCACCCGGCAAACGATTTATGAAACTTGCAGGAATGACCGCGAGCATTGCAACGAAAACCGTTTCTAACTCGATTCGAAACTTGACCGCAGACGAAGAGCAAAAGCTGGCTTCAAAAACCAAGTTATTTCAGGATATTGGTTTGCAAATTGCCGACACCTTAGGTGAAATGAAAGGTGCCGTCATGAAGGTCGGCCAAATTGCATCTCAATATAAAGATATTTTTCCACCCGAAGTCGCTAAAGCAATTTCAAAGTTACAACGCCAAGCTCCAGCCATGCCTTTTGCTGCCATTCAGCAACAAGTTGAACGTGAGCTTGGAAAACCGCTCAATGTTGCCTTTAAATCTTTTGATCAAGAACCTTTTGCAGCTGCTTCAATTGGCCAAGTTCACAAAGCTACCTTACCTAGTGGCGAACAAGTTGTAGTGAAAGTGCAATATCCAGGTGTTGATGAGGCCTGTGAAAGTGACTTAAAACAAGTGCGTTTAGCCCTTCGTTTAATGGGTGTACTTAAAATTGATAAAAAGCTACAAGATCAGCTTTTTACAGAAATTCAGGATAGTCTTTCAGCAGAACTTAACTATGAAATCGAAGCTCAAAACCTAGAAGTTTTCAAAACATTTCATAGCCAGTTAGATGACAAAATTATCATCCCTACTGTTTATAAAGATTACTCTTCACGACGTATTTTAACCTTGAGCCTCGAACAAGGTGACAGCATTGAAACAGCCAGCGCTTGGCCTATTGAAATTCGAAATACGATTGGACGTCGTTTGATTCGTGCTTTAGGTCAGGAAATGTTCTTTTTAAAACGTTTTCACTGTGACCCTCACCCGGGTAACTTTGCCTTCCGCCAAGATGGTAGTGTCATTATTTATGACTATGGCAGTGTTAAAACACTTTCAAATGAAATTGTGTATAGCTTTAAACGCTTAGTAAATGCAGCTCGTCATGAAAATATCGATTTGATTGAAACTGAGTTACTTGAGCTACATTCACTAGCCGAAAAAGGCAAATTCCCGAGCGATCTTTATAAACTCTGGATTGAAGTGTTATTACGTCCGCTTACCACTACTTATGATTTTGCCGAGAACTCATCACATCATGATGGCATGTTGCTTGTGAAAAAATCTTTGAAGTACTGGGATGTCTTTAAGCCTTCACCAGATACCCTAATGGTCAATAGAACCATTTCAGGACACTACTGGAACCTAATTCACTTAAAAGTACATGACAATCTGAACGGTTTATTTGAAGAGCTTGTCCCACCTTCTAACTAA
- a CDS encoding GFA family protein, producing MSQASPVYQGSCLCQGIRYEIKGDIGDIIQCHCQRCRKSNGTAFATNAPVKSTDFKITQGEDLVKKFAVEGVYRWFCSECGSPLLSSRDAQPELYRVRIGTLDTPLEQKPTMHIFAASKAEWECIRDDLPQYDERP from the coding sequence ATGTCTCAAGCATCACCAGTTTATCAAGGAAGTTGTTTGTGCCAAGGTATTCGCTATGAAATTAAAGGCGATATCGGGGATATCATTCAATGCCATTGTCAACGTTGCCGAAAATCCAATGGAACAGCATTTGCCACGAATGCTCCTGTTAAAAGTACAGATTTTAAAATTACCCAAGGTGAAGACTTAGTCAAAAAATTCGCTGTGGAAGGTGTGTACCGCTGGTTCTGTAGCGAATGTGGTTCACCTTTGCTTAGTTCGCGTGATGCGCAGCCTGAACTGTATCGTGTAAGAATTGGGACACTAGATACGCCATTAGAGCAAAAACCGACAATGCATATTTTTGCTGCCTCTAAGGCAGAGTGGGAATGCATTCGTGACGACTTACCGCAATATGATGAACGTCCATGA